In Streptomyces sp. 840.1, one DNA window encodes the following:
- a CDS encoding valine--tRNA ligase produces MTENAAQQPASNPELPTQYTPAEVEGKLYERWVERGYFEADENSDKPPYSIVIPPPNVTGSLHLGHAFEHTLIDALVRRKRMQGFEALYQPGMDHAGIATQNVVERELGKEGKSRHDLGREAFVERVWQWKDESGGQISGQMRRLGEGVAWSRERFTMDEGLSKAVQTVFKRMYDDGLIYRAERIINWCPRCLTAISDIEVEYQEDDGELVSMKYGEGDETIVVATTRAETMLGDTAVAVHPDDERYKHLVGRQIKLPLTDRTIPVVADHHVDPEFGTGAVKVTPAHDPNDFEIGKRHDLPFLTVLDERAVITVPGPFQGLDRLEARSAIVAALRADGRIVAEKRPYVHSVGHCSRCKTTIEPRLSLQWWVKVEPLAKAAGDAVRDGKVKIHPQEMEKRYFDWVDNLHDWTISRQLWWGHRIPVWYGPNGEVVCVGPDDEAPTGEGWTQDSDVLDTWFSSGLWPFSTLGWPEQTDSLAKFYPNSVLVTGYDILFFWVARMMMFGLYVNDGVPPFGTIVLHGMVRDEHGKKMSKSFGNVVNPLDWMDKYGSDALRFTLARGANPGTDVPIGEEWVQGSAKFSNKIWNATRFALMNGATIEGELPSADEMSVTDRWILSRLNKTVAEVDAFYDDYQFSKLSESLRHFAWDEVFDWYVELSKTTFFGGGRPAEVSGRVLGEVLDVMLRLLHPVVPFVTETLWTALTGRESVVIAEWPQDSGFRDDAAEKEIELVQQVVTEVRRFRSDQGLQPGQKVPAELTLTGTPLAPHEAAIRQLLRLQPAGDGFHATASLPVAGATVALDLSGTIDIEAERKRLTKDLEAARKEKAQATGKLGNEAFLAKAPDNVVDKIRGRLTKAETDIERITSQLDALPKG; encoded by the coding sequence GTGACCGAGAACGCAGCGCAGCAGCCAGCCAGCAACCCCGAACTGCCGACCCAGTACACGCCGGCCGAGGTAGAGGGGAAGCTGTACGAGCGCTGGGTAGAACGTGGTTACTTCGAGGCGGACGAGAACAGCGACAAGCCCCCGTACTCCATCGTCATCCCGCCGCCCAACGTCACCGGCTCCCTGCACCTCGGGCACGCCTTCGAGCACACGCTGATCGACGCGCTGGTCCGCCGCAAGCGGATGCAGGGCTTCGAGGCGCTCTACCAGCCGGGCATGGACCACGCCGGCATCGCCACCCAGAACGTCGTCGAGCGCGAGCTCGGCAAGGAGGGCAAGTCCCGCCACGACCTGGGCCGCGAGGCCTTCGTCGAGCGCGTCTGGCAGTGGAAGGACGAGTCCGGCGGCCAGATCTCCGGCCAGATGCGCCGCCTGGGCGAGGGCGTCGCCTGGTCCCGCGAGCGGTTCACCATGGACGAGGGCCTGTCCAAGGCCGTCCAGACCGTCTTCAAGCGGATGTACGACGACGGGCTGATCTACCGCGCCGAGCGCATCATCAACTGGTGTCCGCGCTGCCTCACCGCGATCTCCGACATCGAGGTCGAGTACCAGGAGGACGACGGCGAGCTCGTCTCCATGAAGTACGGCGAGGGCGACGAGACCATCGTCGTCGCCACCACCCGTGCCGAGACGATGCTCGGTGACACCGCCGTCGCCGTCCACCCCGACGACGAGCGCTACAAGCACCTGGTCGGCCGGCAGATCAAGCTGCCGCTGACCGACCGCACGATCCCGGTCGTCGCCGACCACCACGTCGACCCCGAGTTCGGCACCGGCGCCGTCAAGGTGACCCCCGCGCACGACCCGAACGACTTCGAGATCGGCAAGCGCCACGACCTGCCGTTCCTCACCGTCCTGGACGAGCGCGCCGTGATCACCGTCCCCGGCCCGTTCCAGGGTCTGGACCGGCTGGAGGCCCGCTCCGCCATCGTCGCCGCCCTGCGCGCCGACGGCCGGATCGTCGCCGAGAAGCGACCCTACGTCCACTCCGTCGGGCACTGCTCGCGCTGCAAGACGACCATCGAGCCGCGCCTCTCCCTCCAGTGGTGGGTCAAGGTCGAACCGCTCGCCAAGGCGGCCGGTGACGCCGTCCGCGACGGCAAGGTCAAGATCCACCCGCAGGAGATGGAGAAGCGGTACTTCGACTGGGTCGACAACCTCCACGACTGGACGATCTCGCGCCAGCTCTGGTGGGGCCACCGCATTCCCGTCTGGTACGGCCCGAACGGCGAGGTCGTCTGCGTCGGGCCGGACGACGAGGCGCCCACCGGCGAGGGCTGGACCCAGGACAGCGATGTCCTGGACACCTGGTTCTCCTCCGGCCTGTGGCCGTTCTCCACGCTCGGCTGGCCCGAACAGACCGACAGCCTCGCGAAGTTCTACCCGAACTCCGTCCTGGTCACCGGCTACGACATCCTCTTCTTCTGGGTCGCCCGGATGATGATGTTCGGCCTGTACGTCAACGACGGCGTCCCGCCGTTCGGGACGATCGTCCTGCACGGCATGGTCCGCGACGAGCACGGCAAGAAGATGTCGAAGTCCTTCGGCAACGTGGTCAACCCGCTGGACTGGATGGACAAGTACGGCTCCGATGCGCTCCGTTTCACCCTGGCGCGCGGCGCCAACCCGGGTACGGACGTGCCGATCGGCGAGGAGTGGGTCCAGGGTTCCGCCAAGTTCTCCAACAAGATCTGGAACGCCACCCGCTTCGCGCTGATGAACGGCGCGACGATCGAGGGCGAGCTGCCGTCCGCCGACGAGATGTCGGTGACCGACCGCTGGATCCTGTCCCGCCTCAACAAGACGGTCGCCGAAGTCGACGCGTTCTACGACGACTACCAGTTCTCCAAGCTCAGCGAGTCCCTCCGGCACTTCGCCTGGGACGAGGTCTTCGACTGGTACGTCGAGCTGTCCAAGACCACGTTCTTCGGCGGCGGCCGTCCGGCCGAGGTCTCGGGCCGGGTCCTGGGCGAGGTCCTCGACGTGATGCTGCGCCTGCTGCACCCGGTCGTCCCGTTCGTCACGGAGACGCTCTGGACCGCGCTCACCGGCCGCGAGTCGGTCGTCATCGCCGAGTGGCCGCAGGACAGCGGCTTCCGCGACGACGCGGCCGAGAAGGAGATCGAGCTCGTCCAGCAGGTCGTCACCGAGGTCCGCCGCTTCCGCTCCGACCAGGGCCTGCAGCCCGGCCAGAAGGTTCCGGCCGAGCTCACCCTGACCGGCACGCCGCTCGCCCCGCACGAGGCGGCCATCCGCCAGCTGCTGCGCCTGCAGCCGGCCGGGGACGGCTTCCACGCCACCGCGTCGCTGCCCGTCGCGGGCGCCACGGTCGCGCTCGACCTGTCCGGCACGATCGACATCGAGGCCGAGCGCAAGCGGCTGACGAAGGACCTGGAGGCGGCCCGCAAGGAGAAGGCGCAGGCCACCGGGAAGCTCGGCAACGAGGCGTTCCTGGCCAAGGCCCCGGACAACGTGGTCGACAAGATCCGTGGCCGGCTCACCAAGGCCGAGACCGACATCGAGCGGATCACCAGCCAGCTCGACGCCCTGCCCAAGGGCTGA
- a CDS encoding folylpolyglutamate synthase/dihydrofolate synthase family protein: MSEPRPSDRHDASDPDDTFAEIVDEETQRDPDLAVIEAGSRTLRAASGPPQGDEVPARPADPEVDKALRAVEQELAGRWGETKLEPSVARIAALMDTLGDPQRAYPSIHITGTNGKTSTARMIEGLLGAFELRTGRYTSPHVQSITERISLDGAPMDAERFVETYQDIKPYVEMVDAQQPYRLSFFEVLTGMAYAAFADAPVDVAVVEVGMGGSWDATNVIDATVAVVTPISLDHTDRLGSTPGEIAVEKSGIIKQGATVILAQQPVDAAQVMLKKAVAADATVAREGMEFGVVSREVAVGGQLLTLRGLGGEYDNIFLPLYGAHQAHNAVVALCAVEAFFGIGAEQAGSLDADIVRKAFAAVISPGRLEVVRSSPTVVLDAAHNPAGARAAAEGLSEAFGFSRLIGVVGASGDKDVRGLLEAFESIFAEVVITQNSSGRAMDADELAGVAVEVFGNERVQVEPRLDDALEAAITLAEEEDEYAGAGVLVTGSVITVGEARLLLGRR; this comes from the coding sequence GTGAGTGAGCCCCGCCCTTCAGACCGGCACGACGCGTCCGATCCCGACGACACCTTCGCGGAGATCGTCGACGAAGAGACCCAGCGCGACCCCGACCTGGCGGTGATCGAGGCCGGGAGCCGCACACTGCGCGCCGCCTCCGGTCCGCCGCAGGGCGACGAGGTCCCCGCCCGCCCCGCCGATCCGGAGGTGGACAAGGCGCTGCGCGCGGTGGAGCAGGAGCTCGCCGGGCGCTGGGGGGAGACGAAGCTGGAGCCGTCCGTGGCGCGCATCGCCGCGCTGATGGACACGCTCGGTGACCCGCAGCGCGCCTACCCCTCCATCCACATCACCGGTACCAACGGCAAGACGAGCACGGCCCGCATGATCGAAGGCCTGCTCGGCGCCTTCGAGCTGCGCACCGGCCGCTACACCTCGCCGCACGTCCAGTCGATCACCGAGCGGATCAGCCTGGACGGCGCGCCGATGGACGCCGAGCGGTTCGTCGAGACGTACCAGGACATCAAGCCGTACGTCGAGATGGTCGACGCGCAGCAGCCCTACCGGCTCTCCTTCTTCGAGGTGCTCACCGGCATGGCGTACGCGGCATTCGCCGACGCGCCGGTCGACGTCGCCGTCGTCGAGGTCGGCATGGGCGGCAGCTGGGACGCGACGAACGTGATCGACGCGACGGTCGCGGTCGTCACCCCGATCTCCCTGGACCACACCGACCGGCTGGGCTCCACGCCCGGCGAGATCGCGGTGGAGAAGTCCGGGATCATCAAGCAGGGCGCGACGGTCATCCTGGCGCAGCAGCCGGTGGACGCCGCTCAGGTGATGCTGAAGAAGGCTGTCGCGGCGGACGCCACGGTGGCCCGCGAGGGCATGGAGTTCGGGGTCGTCTCCCGGGAGGTCGCGGTCGGCGGGCAGCTGCTGACGCTGCGCGGCCTGGGCGGCGAGTACGACAACATCTTCCTCCCGCTGTACGGCGCCCACCAGGCGCACAACGCCGTGGTGGCGCTCTGTGCCGTGGAGGCGTTCTTCGGGATCGGCGCAGAGCAGGCCGGATCGCTCGACGCCGACATCGTCCGCAAGGCCTTCGCCGCGGTGATCTCGCCCGGCCGCCTGGAGGTCGTCCGCTCCAGCCCGACCGTCGTCCTGGACGCCGCCCACAACCCGGCCGGCGCCCGCGCCGCCGCCGAGGGGCTCTCCGAGGCGTTCGGCTTCTCCCGGCTGATCGGCGTGGTCGGGGCCAGCGGCGACAAGGACGTGCGGGGGCTCCTGGAGGCCTTCGAGTCGATCTTCGCCGAGGTCGTCATCACCCAGAACTCCAGCGGCCGCGCGATGGACGCGGACGAGCTGGCCGGCGTCGCCGTCGAGGTCTTCGGCAACGAGCGGGTGCAGGTCGAACCCCGTCTCGACGACGCGCTGGAGGCGGCGATCACCCTCGCCGAGGAAGAGGACGAGTACGCGGGCGCCGGGGTGCTGGTGACCGGATCCGTGATCACGGTCGGCGAGGCCCGGCTGCTTCTGGGAAGGCGCTGA
- a CDS encoding DUF4233 domain-containing protein: MRTLCASTLIGEFFVIGFAGLVAMKSDDLSSATVWTVCGVGMLLSVLLCGVITRPGGVHLGWALQVALVASGFVVPMMFILGVVFGGLWWASVHYGRKIDEVKARWAAQEAAQAPAGT; this comes from the coding sequence GTGCGTACGCTCTGTGCATCGACGCTGATCGGTGAGTTCTTCGTGATCGGCTTCGCCGGACTCGTCGCGATGAAGTCCGACGACCTGTCGTCCGCGACGGTGTGGACGGTCTGCGGTGTCGGCATGCTGCTCTCCGTGCTGCTCTGCGGGGTGATCACCCGTCCCGGTGGTGTGCACCTCGGCTGGGCGCTCCAGGTCGCGCTGGTCGCCAGCGGCTTCGTGGTGCCGATGATGTTCATCCTCGGGGTGGTCTTCGGCGGTCTGTGGTGGGCCTCGGTGCACTACGGCCGCAAGATCGACGAGGTGAAGGCCCGGTGGGCCGCGCAGGAGGCGGCGCAGGCCCCGGCCGGTACCTGA
- the ndk gene encoding nucleoside-diphosphate kinase translates to MTQRTLVLLKPDAVRRGLVGEIVGRIERKAGWKITALELRTLDRATLEQHYAEHVGRPFYEPLVEFMQSGPVVALVAEGERVIEGVRALAGPTDPIAAAPGSIRGDFGTITRENLIHASDSEESAEREMKLFFPGLS, encoded by the coding sequence ATGACCCAGCGCACCCTCGTTCTTCTGAAGCCCGACGCCGTCCGTCGCGGTCTGGTCGGCGAGATCGTCGGCCGCATCGAGCGCAAGGCCGGCTGGAAGATCACCGCGCTGGAGCTGCGTACCCTCGACCGGGCCACCCTGGAGCAGCACTACGCCGAGCACGTGGGCCGGCCGTTCTACGAGCCGCTCGTCGAGTTCATGCAGTCCGGTCCGGTCGTCGCTCTGGTGGCGGAGGGCGAGCGGGTGATCGAGGGCGTCCGTGCCCTGGCCGGCCCGACCGACCCGATCGCCGCCGCGCCCGGCTCGATCCGCGGTGACTTCGGCACGATCACCCGGGAGAACCTCATCCACGCCTCGGACTCCGAGGAGTCCGCAGAGCGAGAAATGAAGCTCTTCTTTCCGGGACTTTCCTGA
- a CDS encoding rod shape-determining protein, producing the protein MSFIGRDMAIDLGTANTLVYVRGRGIVLNEPSVVAINTNTGGILAVGAEAKKMIGRTPGNIVAVRPLKDGVIADFEITERMLRYFILKIHKRRYLARPRVVVCVPSGITGVERRAVIEASTQAGARQVHIIEEPMAAAIGSGLPVHEATGNMVVDIGGGTTEVAVISLGGIVTAQSIRVAGDELDNAIIQHIKKEYSLLLGERTAEQIKITIGSAFELEKDEHTEIRGRDLVSGLPKTVVISATEVRKAIEEPVNAIVDAVKTTLDKCPPELSGDVMDRGIVLTGGGALLRGLDERLRHETGMPIHIAEDPLDSVALGSGKCVEEFEALQQVLDAQPRR; encoded by the coding sequence ATGTCGTTCATCGGCCGTGACATGGCTATCGACCTCGGGACTGCCAACACGCTGGTGTACGTCAGGGGGCGCGGCATCGTTCTTAACGAGCCGTCCGTCGTGGCCATCAACACCAACACCGGCGGCATCCTGGCGGTCGGCGCCGAGGCCAAGAAGATGATCGGCCGTACACCGGGCAACATCGTTGCCGTACGGCCACTGAAGGACGGCGTGATCGCCGACTTCGAGATCACGGAGCGGATGCTCCGCTACTTCATCCTGAAGATCCACAAGCGCCGCTACCTGGCCCGCCCGCGCGTCGTCGTCTGTGTGCCCTCCGGCATCACAGGGGTCGAGCGACGCGCCGTCATCGAGGCGTCGACGCAGGCCGGCGCGCGCCAGGTGCACATCATCGAGGAGCCCATGGCGGCGGCCATCGGCTCCGGTCTCCCGGTCCACGAGGCCACCGGCAACATGGTCGTGGACATCGGCGGCGGCACCACCGAGGTCGCGGTCATCTCGCTCGGCGGGATCGTCACCGCCCAGTCGATCCGGGTCGCCGGTGACGAGCTGGACAACGCGATCATCCAGCACATCAAGAAGGAGTACTCGCTCCTCCTCGGTGAGCGCACCGCCGAACAGATCAAGATCACCATCGGGTCGGCGTTCGAGCTGGAGAAGGACGAGCACACCGAGATCCGCGGCCGTGACCTCGTCTCGGGCCTGCCCAAGACCGTGGTCATCTCCGCGACCGAGGTCCGCAAGGCGATCGAGGAGCCGGTCAACGCGATCGTCGACGCGGTCAAGACGACGCTCGACAAGTGCCCGCCGGAGCTCTCCGGCGACGTCATGGACCGGGGCATCGTCCTCACCGGCGGCGGCGCGCTGCTGCGCGGACTGGACGAGCGGCTCCGGCACGAGACGGGCATGCCGATCCACATCGCCGAGGACCCGCTGGACTCCGTCGCGCTCGGATCCGGCAAGTGCGTCGAGGAGTTCGAGGCGCTCCAGCAGGTGCTGGACGCCCAGCCCCGACGGTAG
- the mreC gene encoding rod shape-determining protein MreC, whose product MRDTRESRLLLVLLIAIAFALITVDIRGGEASPVDGARQAASTVFGPVENGVAAAVDPVGNAIGAVRASGARHDKIAALEQQNAALKAKLGSDDQNRSRVRELDKMLKKSGAGQYGIKAAEVIAIGAAQGFSWTVTIDAGSKDGLKRDMTVLNGDGLVGRVTTVGPDTATVLLANDPDFTVGTRMESTDELGFATGQGSRPMAVQFLNGKAKVKKGDRLVTFGSSKDKPFVPGVPVGEVVRVDPSGGDLTRTVYVRPYVGFTKLDIVGIVVQAPREDPRDTVLPKKPAKPAKPKPTPTVTVTISPNGDIVDTGGNVVGNIHESADPSGNPDPSPSGNATPNADNAVNEQR is encoded by the coding sequence GTGAGGGACACACGAGAGAGCCGGCTGCTCCTGGTGCTGCTGATCGCCATCGCGTTCGCACTGATCACGGTGGACATCCGCGGTGGCGAGGCGTCGCCGGTGGACGGCGCCCGGCAGGCCGCCTCCACGGTCTTCGGACCGGTTGAGAACGGGGTCGCGGCAGCCGTCGACCCGGTGGGCAACGCCATAGGGGCGGTACGCGCCTCCGGCGCCCGGCACGACAAGATCGCCGCGCTGGAGCAGCAGAACGCCGCGCTGAAGGCCAAGCTCGGCAGCGACGACCAGAACCGCAGCAGGGTCCGCGAACTCGACAAGATGCTGAAGAAGTCGGGCGCCGGACAGTACGGCATCAAGGCCGCCGAGGTCATCGCCATAGGAGCGGCCCAGGGCTTCTCCTGGACGGTCACCATCGACGCGGGCTCCAAGGACGGTCTCAAGCGCGACATGACCGTCCTCAACGGCGACGGACTCGTCGGCAGGGTCACCACCGTCGGCCCGGACACCGCGACGGTGCTCCTGGCCAACGACCCCGATTTCACCGTCGGTACCCGGATGGAGTCCACCGACGAACTCGGCTTCGCCACCGGCCAGGGCTCGCGCCCGATGGCCGTCCAGTTCCTGAACGGCAAGGCGAAGGTCAAGAAGGGCGACCGGCTCGTCACCTTCGGCTCCAGCAAGGACAAGCCGTTCGTGCCCGGCGTCCCGGTCGGCGAGGTCGTCCGGGTCGACCCGTCCGGCGGTGACCTGACCCGTACGGTCTACGTCCGCCCGTACGTCGGCTTCACCAAGCTCGACATCGTCGGCATCGTCGTCCAGGCCCCGCGCGAGGACCCCCGCGACACGGTCCTGCCGAAGAAGCCGGCCAAGCCCGCCAAGCCGAAGCCCACCCCGACGGTCACCGTCACCATCTCGCCCAACGGCGACATCGTGGACACCGGCGGCAACGTCGTCGGGAACATCCACGAGAGCGCGGACCCCAGCGGCAACCCGGACCCCAGCCCCAGCGGGAACGCCACACCGAACGCCGACAACGCGGTAAACGAACAGAGGTAG
- the mreD gene encoding rod shape-determining protein MreD, producing the protein MHVNRTLLSIALVVLALVVQVSVLARLQLPGAVPDLLLMVVLGLAFVYGHVSGALIGFGAGLLADLAPPADHAAGRYALVLCVIGYLAGLAKPENGQLKSALMPMAVVVAAAIGSTLLYAGVGALVGDTAARHVGLGSLLFTAAVYDLLLAPFTVPLIMAMARRTVNDPLTESSSGGKDATAGWLAAGTGLRIGSQRGGLRVKAARNRAARAGRIKGVKRL; encoded by the coding sequence ATGCACGTCAACCGGACTCTGCTCTCCATCGCCCTGGTCGTGCTCGCCCTCGTCGTCCAGGTCTCCGTACTCGCCCGGCTCCAGCTGCCCGGCGCGGTGCCCGATCTGCTCCTGATGGTCGTCCTCGGACTGGCCTTCGTCTACGGCCACGTCAGCGGCGCCCTCATCGGCTTCGGCGCGGGACTGCTCGCGGACCTGGCGCCGCCGGCCGACCACGCGGCCGGCCGGTACGCCCTGGTCCTCTGCGTCATCGGCTACCTCGCCGGACTGGCCAAGCCGGAGAACGGCCAGCTCAAGTCGGCCCTGATGCCGATGGCCGTGGTGGTCGCGGCGGCGATCGGATCGACCCTGCTGTACGCGGGGGTCGGCGCGCTCGTCGGCGACACGGCCGCCCGACATGTGGGGCTCGGCAGCCTGCTGTTCACCGCGGCCGTCTACGACCTGCTGCTCGCGCCGTTCACCGTGCCCCTGATCATGGCGATGGCCAGACGCACCGTGAACGACCCGCTCACCGAGTCCTCCTCCGGCGGCAAGGACGCCACCGCCGGCTGGCTCGCGGCGGGCACCGGACTGCGGATCGGCAGCCAGCGCGGCGGACTGCGCGTCAAGGCCGCCCGGAACCGGGCGGCGCGCGCCGGACGGATCAAGGGAGTCAAGCGACTGTGA
- the mrdA gene encoding penicillin-binding protein 2, with protein sequence MTNIPETGRTQRVQIRLVVIQVLVFSLLLTLGGRLWYLQIRNGQEYSDEAKNNHVQQVVQPAARGSILDARGVPLADNETRLVVSASRTELLKTDDDGRSVLTRLADVLGMKPKDVIDKVRLCDAKTPQPCWNGSPYQPIPVTDEATTQQALTIRERAEDFPGITAEPTAVRRYAAPGKANTAQVLGYLSPVTDDEITKAQDSDSPYLRSDQVGRSGLERTYDKELRGKAGVTRYEVDNLGRVIGQAKNDEAEAGSSVVTSIDARVQAVAEYELNQAMKTARTEFDTNTGENYKADSGAVVVMEAKTGRVVSMASLPNYDPNAWVGGISGKDYAKLTGKNSNFPLLNRAIQGQAAPGSIFKVISSTAAVNAGYPFNGNYPCPSSYSIGGQTFKNFESQGYGDITIGRALEVSCDTVYYGIAHKEWQKDGGNNPKKKPNDWFYKTAHQFGLGKETGIDLPNEVSGRVPDRQWKQNFAKANHDSWCKQGKKDGTYVEKIAYENCLEGDKMRAGDSVNYSIGQGDTLVTPIQMATIYSAISNGGTLYNPTVGKAIVSGDGKSVQEIEPKSHGKLPFTQKTRNEIDGALAGVATRGSAAWRFGGWPQDKIPMHAKTGTAEVYGKQTTSWFATYTKDYTVVMTISQGGTGSGASGPAVRNIYNAIYGLDASGKQDLKKALLPQPQKSLPKIQQDGTIDTPKIKPYDPNSQKPPAEQTLAAIVGRRD encoded by the coding sequence GTGACCAACATCCCCGAGACGGGCCGGACCCAGCGGGTCCAGATCCGCCTCGTCGTCATCCAGGTCCTCGTCTTCTCCCTGCTGCTCACCCTCGGCGGCCGCCTCTGGTACCTCCAGATCCGCAACGGTCAGGAGTACTCCGACGAGGCGAAGAACAACCACGTCCAGCAGGTCGTCCAGCCCGCCGCCCGGGGCTCCATCCTCGACGCCCGCGGTGTGCCGCTGGCCGACAACGAGACCCGCCTCGTCGTCTCCGCCAGCCGCACCGAGCTGCTGAAGACGGACGACGACGGCAGGAGCGTGCTGACCCGGCTCGCGGACGTGCTCGGCATGAAGCCCAAGGACGTCATCGACAAGGTCCGGCTCTGCGACGCGAAGACCCCGCAGCCCTGCTGGAACGGATCGCCCTACCAGCCGATCCCGGTCACCGACGAGGCCACCACCCAGCAGGCCCTGACGATTCGCGAGCGCGCCGAGGACTTCCCCGGCATCACCGCAGAGCCCACCGCCGTACGCCGCTACGCCGCACCCGGCAAGGCCAACACCGCCCAGGTCCTCGGCTACCTCTCGCCCGTCACCGACGACGAGATCACCAAGGCACAGGACAGCGACTCGCCGTACCTGCGCTCCGACCAGGTCGGCCGCTCCGGCCTGGAGCGCACCTACGACAAGGAGCTGCGCGGCAAGGCGGGCGTCACCCGCTACGAGGTCGACAACCTCGGCCGGGTCATCGGCCAGGCGAAGAACGACGAGGCGGAGGCCGGCTCCAGCGTCGTCACCTCGATCGACGCCCGGGTCCAGGCCGTCGCCGAGTACGAGCTCAACCAGGCCATGAAGACGGCCCGCACCGAGTTCGACACCAACACCGGCGAGAACTACAAGGCCGACTCCGGCGCCGTCGTCGTGATGGAGGCCAAGACCGGCCGCGTCGTCTCGATGGCCTCGCTGCCCAACTACGACCCCAACGCCTGGGTCGGCGGCATCTCCGGCAAGGACTACGCCAAACTCACCGGCAAGAACTCGAACTTCCCGCTGCTGAACCGGGCCATCCAGGGCCAGGCCGCCCCCGGCTCCATCTTCAAGGTCATCTCCTCGACCGCCGCGGTCAACGCCGGATACCCCTTCAACGGCAACTACCCCTGCCCGAGCTCGTACTCCATCGGCGGCCAGACCTTCAAGAACTTCGAGTCCCAGGGCTACGGCGACATCACCATCGGCCGCGCCCTCGAAGTCTCCTGCGACACCGTGTACTACGGCATCGCGCACAAGGAGTGGCAGAAGGACGGCGGCAACAACCCGAAGAAGAAGCCCAACGACTGGTTCTACAAGACCGCCCACCAGTTCGGCCTCGGCAAGGAGACCGGCATCGACCTCCCCAACGAGGTCAGCGGCCGGGTCCCCGACCGCCAGTGGAAGCAGAACTTCGCCAAGGCCAACCACGACTCGTGGTGCAAGCAGGGCAAGAAGGACGGCACGTACGTCGAGAAGATCGCCTACGAGAACTGCCTCGAAGGCGACAAGATGCGTGCCGGTGACTCCGTCAACTACTCGATCGGCCAGGGCGACACCCTCGTCACCCCGATCCAGATGGCGACGATCTACTCGGCCATCTCCAACGGCGGCACCCTCTACAACCCCACCGTCGGCAAGGCGATCGTCAGCGGCGACGGCAAGAGCGTCCAGGAGATCGAGCCCAAGTCGCACGGCAAGCTGCCCTTCACCCAGAAGACCCGCAACGAGATCGACGGCGCCCTCGCGGGCGTCGCGACCCGGGGCTCCGCCGCCTGGCGGTTCGGCGGCTGGCCGCAGGACAAGATCCCGATGCACGCCAAGACGGGTACGGCCGAGGTCTACGGCAAGCAGACGACCTCCTGGTTCGCCACTTACACCAAGGACTACACGGTCGTCATGACGATCTCCCAGGGCGGTACGGGCTCCGGCGCCTCCGGGCCCGCCGTGCGCAACATCTACAACGCGATCTACGGTCTCGACGCCTCGGGCAAGCAGGACCTCAAGAAGGCGCTGCTGCCGCAGCCGCAGAAGTCCCTGCCGAAGATCCAGCAGGACGGCACCATCGACACCCCGAAGATCAAGCCGTACGACCCGAACTCGCAGAAGCCGCCGGCCGAGCAGACGCTCGCCGCGATCGTGGGGAGGCGCGACTGA